The proteins below are encoded in one region of Streptomyces cyanogenus:
- a CDS encoding GMC family oxidoreductase N-terminal domain-containing protein, which translates to MSQEKSVQTRDEDGYDYDVIVVGSGFGGSVSALRLTEKGYRVGVLEAGRRFTRATLPKNSWDLKNYLWAPKLGMYGIQRIHLLGNVMVLAGAGVGGGSLNYANTLYVPPKAFFDDPQWRHITDWQEELKPYYDQAQRMLGVRLNPTMTPSDVHLKAAAQRMGVGDTFHLAPVGVFFGDGKDADGTTKARPGEKASDPYFGGAGPDRNACTECGECMTGCRHGAKNTLNENYLYLAEKSGAVVHPLTTVVSVTDDSRGGYAVATLPTDRRKKGKGRIFTARRVVLAAGTYGTQTLLHRMKAGRQLPYLSARLGDLTRTNSEALVGAQTDNRRYRRATGAPKADFTRGVAITSSIHPDENTHIEPVRYGRGSNAMGGLSILQVPYAEGSSRVLAWLANAARHPLLAARSLSNRRWSERTIIGLVMQSLDNSLTTYLKPDGIGRGLLTARQGHGAPNPKQIRAASEAASALAAEINGFAGSNVGELMGTPLTAHFLGGCPIGDSPETGVIDPYHRLYGHPGISVVDGAAVSANLGVNPSLTITAQAERAMSFWPNKGEEDPRPAPGTAYERLTPVEPKAPVVPADAFGALRLPFLGMPAVPPKK; encoded by the coding sequence GTGTCGCAGGAGAAGTCTGTCCAGACCCGGGACGAGGACGGGTACGACTACGACGTGATCGTCGTCGGATCCGGGTTCGGCGGCTCGGTGTCCGCCCTTCGGCTCACCGAGAAGGGGTACAGAGTCGGCGTACTCGAAGCCGGACGCCGCTTCACGCGCGCCACGCTGCCCAAGAACTCCTGGGACCTGAAGAACTACCTCTGGGCCCCGAAGCTCGGCATGTACGGCATCCAGCGCATCCACCTGCTGGGCAACGTCATGGTCCTCGCGGGCGCCGGCGTCGGCGGCGGCTCCCTCAACTACGCCAACACCCTCTACGTACCGCCGAAGGCCTTCTTCGACGACCCCCAGTGGCGGCACATCACCGACTGGCAGGAGGAGCTGAAGCCGTACTACGACCAGGCCCAGCGCATGCTCGGCGTGCGGCTCAACCCCACCATGACCCCCTCCGACGTGCACCTGAAGGCGGCGGCCCAGCGGATGGGCGTCGGCGACACCTTCCACCTGGCCCCGGTCGGCGTGTTCTTCGGCGACGGCAAGGACGCCGACGGCACGACGAAGGCCCGGCCCGGGGAGAAGGCGAGCGACCCGTACTTCGGCGGCGCCGGCCCCGACCGCAACGCCTGCACCGAGTGCGGCGAGTGCATGACCGGCTGCCGGCACGGCGCGAAGAACACCCTCAACGAGAACTACCTCTACCTCGCCGAGAAGTCGGGCGCGGTCGTCCACCCCCTGACCACGGTCGTGTCCGTCACCGACGACTCGCGGGGCGGCTACGCGGTGGCGACCCTGCCGACCGACCGGAGGAAGAAGGGCAAGGGCCGGATCTTCACCGCCCGCAGGGTGGTCCTCGCGGCCGGCACCTACGGCACCCAGACCCTGCTGCACCGCATGAAGGCCGGCCGGCAGCTGCCGTACCTGTCCGCCCGGCTCGGCGACCTCACCCGCACCAACTCCGAGGCGCTGGTCGGCGCGCAGACCGACAACCGCCGCTACCGCAGGGCCACCGGCGCGCCGAAGGCCGACTTCACGCGGGGCGTCGCCATCACGTCCTCGATCCACCCCGACGAGAACACCCACATCGAGCCGGTCCGCTACGGCAGGGGCTCCAACGCGATGGGCGGCCTGTCGATCCTCCAGGTGCCGTACGCGGAGGGCTCCTCGCGTGTCCTCGCCTGGCTGGCGAACGCGGCCCGGCACCCGCTGCTGGCCGCCCGTTCGCTGTCCAACCGGCGCTGGTCGGAGCGGACCATCATCGGCCTGGTCATGCAGTCCCTGGACAACTCGCTGACCACGTACCTGAAGCCGGACGGGATCGGCAGGGGCCTGCTCACCGCGCGGCAGGGGCACGGCGCGCCCAACCCCAAGCAGATCAGGGCCGCGAGCGAGGCCGCCTCCGCGCTCGCCGCCGAGATCAACGGCTTCGCCGGCAGCAACGTCGGCGAGCTGATGGGCACCCCGCTCACCGCGCACTTCCTCGGCGGCTGCCCCATCGGCGACTCCCCGGAGACCGGTGTGATCGACCCGTACCACCGGCTCTACGGCCACCCCGGCATCTCGGTCGTGGACGGCGCCGCGGTCTCGGCGAACCTGGGCGTGAACCCCTCGCTGACGATCACCGCGCAGGCCGAGCGGGCGATGTCGTTCTGGCCGAACAAGGGCGAGGAGGATCCGCGGCCGGCGCCGGGGACGGCCTACGAGCGGCTGACGCCGGTGGAGCCGAAGGCCCCGGTGGTCCCGGCGGACGCGTTCGGCGCGCTGCGGCTGCCGTTCCTGGGGATGCCGGCGGTGCCCCCGAAGAAGTGA
- a CDS encoding pyridoxamine 5'-phosphate oxidase family protein codes for MNWGDFRTAVPDLARTAEERFGAYRHHVLATLRKDGSPRTCGIEARFLRGELWLGMMPGSLKALDLRRDPRFALQANPGDGTGMGGGDVRIGGRAYEVEDGEARAAYVEEVEPPQPFHLFRTELTEVVRTYVEDDRYLVTLVWWPGAPVRTLKRT; via the coding sequence ATGAACTGGGGAGACTTCCGCACCGCCGTACCCGATCTGGCGCGGACCGCCGAGGAGCGCTTCGGCGCGTACCGGCACCACGTCCTCGCGACCCTCCGCAAGGACGGCTCGCCCCGCACCTGTGGGATCGAGGCCCGTTTTCTGCGCGGGGAGCTGTGGCTCGGCATGATGCCGGGCTCCCTCAAGGCCCTCGACCTGCGCCGCGACCCGCGTTTCGCCCTCCAGGCCAACCCCGGCGACGGTACGGGCATGGGCGGCGGCGACGTCCGGATCGGCGGACGGGCGTACGAGGTCGAGGACGGCGAGGCGAGGGCCGCGTACGTGGAAGAGGTGGAACCGCCGCAGCCGTTCCACCTCTTCCGCACCGAGCTGACGGAGGTCGTGCGGACCTACGTCGAGGACGACCGGTATCTGGTCACCCTGGTCTGGTGGCCCGGAGCGCCGGTGCGCACGCTCAAGCGGACCTGA
- a CDS encoding chorismate mutase, translated as MTTTSPEAAAGPETIIADARERIDALDDRIIGLVQERMAVSAVVQQTRIASGGRRVHLSREMEILARYRDALGKPGTSLAMTLLELSRGRI; from the coding sequence ATGACCACCACCAGCCCGGAAGCGGCCGCCGGCCCGGAGACGATCATCGCCGACGCCCGTGAGCGCATCGACGCGCTCGACGACCGGATCATCGGCCTCGTCCAGGAGCGGATGGCCGTCTCCGCCGTCGTCCAGCAGACCCGGATCGCCTCCGGCGGCCGGCGGGTGCACCTCTCCCGCGAGATGGAGATCCTCGCCCGCTACCGGGACGCCCTCGGCAAGCCCGGCACCAGCCTCGCCATGACTCTGCTGGAGCTGAGCCGGGGTCGTATCTGA
- the guaA gene encoding glutamine-hydrolyzing GMP synthase has product MSSATQSAATPDTVLVVDFGAQYAQLIARRVREARVYSEIVPSTMPVAEMLAKNPAAIILSGGPSSVYEEGAPTLDREIFEAGVPVFGMCYGFQLMAQSLGGTVDNTGAREYGRTDLHVCRNSSTLFEGTPDEQHVWMSHGDACSAAPEGFTVTASTDVVPVAAFENDDKKLYGVQYHPEVMHSTHGQQVLEHFLYRGAGLKPNWTTGNVIEEQVEAIRALVGDKRAICGLSGGVDSAVAAALVQKAIGSQLTCVYVDHGLMRKGETEQVEKDFVAATGVQLKVVDAEERFLKALAGVTDPEEKRKIIGREFIRVFEQAQAEIIADEGPAVEFLVQGTLYPDVVESGGGTGTANIKSHHNVGGLPEDLEFKLIEPLRKLFKDEVRMVGQELGLPEEIVQRQPFPGPGLGIRIVGEVTKERLDLLREADAIAREELTAAGLDRDIWQCPVVLLADVRSVGVQGDGRTYGHPIVLRPVSSEDAMTADWSRLPYDVLGRISTRITNEVRDVNRVVLDVTSKPPGTIEWE; this is encoded by the coding sequence GTGTCATCAGCGACCCAGTCTGCCGCCACCCCCGACACCGTCCTGGTCGTCGACTTCGGCGCGCAGTACGCCCAGCTCATCGCCCGTCGCGTCCGCGAGGCGCGGGTCTACAGCGAGATCGTGCCCAGCACCATGCCGGTGGCCGAGATGCTCGCCAAGAACCCCGCGGCGATCATCCTCTCCGGCGGCCCCTCGTCCGTGTACGAGGAGGGCGCTCCCACCCTCGACCGCGAGATCTTCGAGGCCGGCGTCCCCGTCTTCGGCATGTGCTACGGCTTCCAGCTCATGGCGCAGTCCCTCGGCGGCACCGTCGACAACACCGGCGCCCGCGAGTACGGCCGTACCGACCTGCACGTCTGCAGGAACTCCTCCACCCTCTTCGAGGGCACCCCGGACGAGCAGCACGTGTGGATGTCGCACGGCGACGCCTGCTCCGCCGCCCCCGAGGGCTTCACGGTGACCGCGTCCACGGACGTCGTCCCGGTCGCCGCCTTCGAGAACGACGACAAGAAGCTGTACGGCGTCCAGTACCACCCCGAGGTCATGCACTCCACGCACGGCCAGCAGGTGCTGGAGCACTTCCTCTACCGCGGTGCCGGCCTGAAGCCGAACTGGACCACCGGCAACGTGATCGAGGAGCAGGTCGAGGCCATCCGCGCGCTGGTCGGCGACAAGCGCGCGATCTGCGGCCTGTCCGGCGGTGTCGACTCCGCCGTGGCCGCCGCCCTGGTCCAGAAGGCCATCGGCTCCCAGCTGACCTGCGTGTACGTCGACCACGGCCTGATGCGCAAGGGCGAGACCGAGCAGGTCGAGAAGGACTTCGTCGCGGCCACCGGCGTCCAGCTGAAGGTCGTGGACGCCGAGGAGCGCTTCCTCAAGGCCCTCGCCGGGGTCACCGACCCCGAGGAGAAGCGGAAGATCATCGGCCGCGAGTTCATCCGCGTCTTCGAGCAGGCGCAGGCCGAGATCATCGCCGACGAGGGCCCGGCCGTGGAGTTCCTGGTCCAGGGCACCCTGTACCCGGACGTGGTCGAGTCCGGCGGCGGCACCGGCACCGCCAACATCAAGTCGCACCACAACGTCGGCGGCCTGCCCGAGGACCTCGAGTTCAAGCTGATCGAGCCGCTGCGCAAGCTGTTCAAGGACGAGGTCCGCATGGTCGGCCAGGAGCTGGGCCTGCCCGAGGAGATCGTCCAGCGCCAGCCCTTCCCCGGCCCCGGCCTGGGCATCCGGATCGTCGGCGAGGTGACGAAGGAGCGGCTGGACCTGCTCCGCGAGGCCGACGCCATCGCCCGCGAGGAGCTGACCGCGGCCGGCCTGGACCGCGACATCTGGCAGTGCCCGGTGGTCCTGCTCGCCGACGTCCGCAGCGTGGGCGTGCAGGGCGACGGCCGCACCTACGGCCACCCGATCGTCCTGCGCCCGGTCTCCTCCGAGGACGCCATGACCGCCGACTGGTCCCGGCTGCCCTACGACGTCCTCGGCCGCATCTCGACCCGGATCACCAACGAGGTCCGGGACGTCAACCGGGTCGTCCTGGACGTGACCTCCAAGCCGCCGGGCACGATCGAGTGGGAGTGA
- a CDS encoding succinic semialdehyde dehydrogenase, with product MTDTQAPDIAGTNPLAPAPEGARTAADVVTPELVAQLTKGVVGSGRTANHTPFTGEKLADLPESTPEDVGNAFEAARAAQAVWAKVPVRQRAAVLLRFHDLLLERQAEVLDLVQLETGKARLHAHEEVQAVAVAARHYGRRAAAYLKPKRHAGAMPTLTKVTELRHPRGVVGQIAPWNYPLELSVGDALPAFAAGNAVVMKPDTETCLTALWARDLLIEAGLPDGVFQVVLGEGPVVGPELVKHADYVSFTGSTRTGREVAVGAAARLVGVSLELGGKNAMLVLDDADIEKAAAGAVRACFSSAGQLCISIERLYVHESVADAFLERFAARTRAMRLGTSLAYGADMGSLVGERQLETVERHVREAVAKGAKVVTGGVARPDIGPYFFEPTILDGVEPSMAVCEEETFGPVVSVYRFTSDDEAVERANATPYGLNASVWTTNARRGRDVAARLRTGTVNVNEGYAPAYGSAQSPMGGMKDSGLGRRHGSEGILKYTEAQTVAQQRLLPMAPSLGMDDESYARFMSTSLKLMKAFRFR from the coding sequence ATGACGGACACGCAGGCCCCGGACATCGCCGGTACCAACCCGCTCGCGCCCGCCCCGGAAGGCGCCCGCACCGCCGCCGACGTGGTCACCCCGGAGTTGGTGGCGCAGCTCACCAAGGGCGTCGTCGGCTCCGGCCGGACCGCCAACCACACCCCGTTCACCGGCGAGAAGCTGGCCGACCTGCCCGAGTCCACCCCCGAGGACGTCGGCAACGCCTTCGAGGCGGCCCGCGCCGCCCAGGCCGTATGGGCGAAGGTCCCGGTCCGGCAGCGGGCCGCCGTGCTGCTCCGCTTCCACGACCTGCTGCTGGAGCGGCAGGCCGAGGTCCTGGACCTGGTCCAGCTGGAGACCGGCAAGGCCCGTCTGCACGCGCACGAGGAGGTCCAGGCCGTCGCCGTCGCGGCGCGCCACTACGGCCGCCGGGCCGCCGCGTATCTCAAGCCCAAGCGGCACGCCGGCGCCATGCCGACCCTGACGAAGGTCACCGAACTGCGCCACCCGCGCGGGGTCGTGGGCCAGATCGCCCCCTGGAACTACCCGCTGGAGCTGTCCGTCGGCGACGCCCTGCCCGCCTTCGCCGCCGGCAACGCCGTCGTGATGAAGCCGGACACCGAGACCTGCCTCACCGCGCTGTGGGCCCGTGACCTGCTGATCGAGGCCGGGCTGCCCGACGGTGTGTTCCAGGTCGTCCTCGGCGAGGGCCCGGTCGTCGGCCCGGAGCTGGTCAAGCACGCCGACTACGTCTCCTTCACCGGCTCCACCCGCACCGGCCGCGAGGTCGCCGTCGGCGCCGCCGCCCGCCTGGTCGGTGTCTCCCTGGAACTCGGCGGCAAGAACGCCATGCTGGTGCTGGACGACGCCGACATCGAGAAGGCCGCCGCCGGCGCCGTACGGGCCTGCTTCTCCTCCGCCGGCCAGCTGTGCATCTCCATCGAGCGGCTCTACGTCCACGAGTCGGTCGCCGACGCCTTCCTGGAGCGGTTCGCCGCCCGCACCAGGGCCATGCGGCTCGGCACCTCCCTCGCCTACGGCGCCGACATGGGCTCGCTGGTCGGCGAGCGCCAGCTGGAGACCGTCGAACGGCATGTGCGGGAAGCCGTCGCCAAGGGCGCGAAGGTGGTCACGGGCGGCGTGGCCCGCCCCGACATCGGCCCCTACTTCTTCGAGCCCACCATCCTCGACGGCGTCGAGCCCTCCATGGCCGTCTGCGAGGAGGAGACCTTCGGCCCGGTCGTCTCGGTCTACCGCTTCACGAGCGACGACGAGGCCGTCGAACGGGCCAACGCCACGCCCTACGGCCTCAACGCCTCCGTGTGGACGACGAACGCCCGCCGCGGCCGGGACGTCGCCGCCCGCCTGCGCACCGGTACGGTCAACGTCAACGAGGGCTACGCGCCCGCCTACGGCAGCGCCCAGTCCCCGATGGGCGGCATGAAGGACTCCGGCCTCGGCCGCCGCCACGGCTCCGAGGGCATCCTCAAGTACACCGAGGCCCAGACGGTGGCCCAGCAGCGGCTGCTGCCGATGGCGCCCTCGCTGGGGATGGACGACGAGTCCTACGCCCGCTTCATGAGTACGAGCCTGAAGCTGATGAAGGCCTTCCGGTTCCGCTAG
- a CDS encoding AraC family transcriptional regulator, whose translation MDVVSDAIAAVRVGSPSSNRLRVAGAWCVRLAPYEGAGFHVVLGGSCLLLPDGGGAPVALGPGDVVLLPHGAGHVLAHAAAEPAEVRRAVPFEEVRDTAVRPPGPGPEVELLCGKYRLDRSRTHPLMAELPQVVHLPHRAGAHPELRAAVDLLARELADRRPGGCLALPSLLDLLLVYLVRAWMAEAETGAWPAVLNDPVTTAALRAVHSEPAAPWTAGRLAAEAGVSRATLARRFTALVGRPPMAYLTWWRLTLAATRLRETDAPLATVARETGYGSPYALSHAFSREFGITPSAYRGLRAS comes from the coding sequence ATGGATGTGGTCAGTGATGCGATCGCGGCGGTACGGGTGGGCAGCCCCTCCTCGAACCGGCTGCGGGTGGCCGGTGCCTGGTGCGTCCGGCTGGCGCCGTACGAGGGCGCGGGCTTCCACGTGGTGCTGGGCGGCTCCTGCCTGCTCCTGCCGGACGGGGGCGGCGCGCCGGTCGCCCTCGGCCCGGGGGACGTGGTGCTGCTGCCGCACGGCGCCGGGCACGTGCTGGCGCACGCGGCGGCGGAGCCGGCGGAGGTCCGGCGGGCGGTGCCCTTCGAGGAGGTGCGGGACACGGCCGTACGGCCTCCCGGGCCCGGCCCCGAGGTGGAGCTGCTGTGCGGCAAGTACCGTCTCGACCGCAGCCGTACCCATCCGCTGATGGCGGAGCTGCCGCAGGTGGTGCATCTGCCCCACCGGGCGGGCGCCCACCCGGAACTGCGTGCGGCCGTCGACCTGTTGGCGCGCGAGCTGGCGGATCGCCGGCCCGGTGGCTGCCTCGCCCTGCCCAGCCTGCTGGACCTGCTCCTGGTCTACCTGGTCCGGGCGTGGATGGCCGAGGCGGAGACGGGGGCGTGGCCGGCGGTGCTGAACGACCCGGTGACGACGGCCGCGCTGCGCGCCGTGCACTCCGAACCGGCGGCGCCCTGGACGGCCGGACGGCTGGCCGCCGAGGCGGGCGTGTCCCGGGCCACGCTGGCGCGCCGCTTCACCGCGCTGGTCGGCCGGCCTCCGATGGCGTACCTCACCTGGTGGCGGCTGACGCTGGCGGCGACCCGGCTGCGCGAGACCGACGCGCCGCTCGCGACGGTGGCGCGGGAGACGGGGTACGGCAGCCCGTACGCCCTGTCGCACGCGTTCAGCCGGGAGTTCGGGATCACCCCGAGCGCCTATCGGGGGCTCAGGGCCTCCTGA
- a CDS encoding MBL fold metallo-hydrolase — MTDDHVQGFQIGDVEVLRIVEWQGPYVPAADLVPGCGPEVWEAHAAQLVPDHREAGGDRAVVTLQTWVLRTGGRTVLVDTGVGNGRDRPGNPLFHRRQGDFLARLQRAGIRPEDVDVVINTHLHADHVGWNTLDAGGEWVPSFPGARYLLPAADDRHFGPAGGYGGGARPVDRLVYEDSVAPVHRSGQAVVWEDTYRVDEHLVLESAPGHTPGSAVLRVESRGERAVFVGDMLHSPVQILRPECSSCFCLDPGQAARTRQRVLQRAARERALVVPAHFGGAGAVEVREAAHGFSLHRWAA; from the coding sequence ATGACTGATGACCACGTGCAGGGTTTCCAGATCGGTGACGTCGAGGTGCTCCGCATCGTCGAGTGGCAGGGGCCCTACGTGCCCGCCGCCGACCTGGTGCCGGGGTGCGGGCCGGAGGTGTGGGAGGCCCATGCGGCGCAGCTCGTCCCCGACCACCGGGAGGCGGGCGGGGACCGGGCGGTGGTGACGCTACAGACCTGGGTGCTGCGTACCGGCGGACGGACCGTGCTGGTCGACACCGGGGTCGGCAACGGCCGCGACCGCCCCGGCAACCCGCTCTTCCACCGGCGGCAGGGCGACTTCCTGGCCCGGCTGCAGCGTGCGGGCATCCGGCCGGAGGACGTCGACGTCGTGATCAACACGCATCTGCACGCCGACCACGTCGGCTGGAACACCCTGGACGCCGGCGGTGAGTGGGTGCCGTCCTTCCCGGGCGCCCGTTATCTCCTCCCGGCCGCCGACGACCGCCACTTCGGCCCGGCGGGCGGCTACGGGGGCGGCGCGCGGCCCGTGGACCGGCTGGTCTACGAGGACAGCGTCGCGCCCGTGCACCGGTCCGGGCAGGCGGTGGTGTGGGAGGACACGTACCGCGTCGACGAGCACCTCGTGCTGGAGTCCGCCCCCGGGCACACGCCGGGCTCCGCCGTCCTGCGGGTCGAGTCCCGCGGCGAACGCGCCGTGTTCGTCGGCGACATGCTGCACAGCCCGGTGCAGATCCTGCGGCCCGAGTGCAGCAGCTGCTTCTGCCTCGACCCGGGGCAGGCGGCGCGGACTCGGCAGCGGGTCCTGCAACGGGCGGCGCGGGAACGGGCGTTGGTGGTGCCGGCGCACTTCGGCGGGGCCGGGGCGGTGGAGGTGCGGGAGGCCGCGCACGGCTTCAGCCTGCACCGGTGGGCCGCCTGA
- a CDS encoding serine/threonine-protein kinase → MTEDGEHPPGARLIGGRYRLAGRLGAGPAGIVWRARDEQGQGEVAVKEPLLPGDPAADEIVGRLAHRLHHEARAATRVRHPSAVTVYDVVTEAGIPWIVMELVPGESLREVLRRGSLPPAEAARIGLAVLGALRAAHAVGIVHRDVKPANVLLESGTGRVVVTDFGICGGHAPDAPAGFAAPERAAGPGAGPASDLWSLGALLRAALGGTDPGPLGPLLDRLQADEPAARPDAAEAEAALRAYLGLTAVPQPPAGPGPAPAGTAPAPADPVSAGTAPESATPDPVSAGTAPEAPAAAPPAPASRRTPLAALGLLLARKSEAD, encoded by the coding sequence ATGACCGAAGACGGCGAACACCCGCCCGGCGCACGTCTGATCGGCGGCCGTTACCGGCTGGCCGGACGCCTCGGCGCCGGGCCGGCCGGGATCGTGTGGCGTGCCCGGGACGAGCAGGGGCAGGGGGAGGTCGCCGTCAAGGAGCCGCTGCTGCCGGGCGATCCGGCCGCCGACGAGATCGTCGGGCGGCTCGCGCACCGGCTGCACCACGAGGCCCGGGCCGCCACCCGGGTGCGGCACCCCTCGGCGGTGACGGTGTACGACGTCGTCACCGAGGCCGGAATCCCCTGGATCGTCATGGAGCTGGTGCCCGGTGAGTCCCTGCGCGAGGTGCTGCGGCGGGGATCGCTTCCGCCCGCCGAGGCCGCGCGCATCGGGCTCGCGGTGCTCGGCGCGCTGCGCGCCGCCCACGCCGTCGGCATCGTGCACCGGGACGTCAAGCCGGCCAACGTCCTGCTGGAGTCCGGCACCGGGCGGGTCGTCGTCACCGACTTCGGTATCTGCGGAGGGCACGCGCCGGACGCGCCCGCCGGTTTCGCCGCTCCCGAGCGGGCGGCCGGTCCCGGCGCCGGCCCGGCGAGTGACCTGTGGTCCCTGGGCGCGCTGCTGCGGGCGGCCCTGGGGGGCACGGACCCCGGCCCGCTGGGCCCGCTGCTGGACCGGCTGCAGGCCGACGAGCCGGCGGCGCGACCGGACGCGGCGGAGGCCGAGGCCGCACTCCGCGCCTACCTGGGCCTCACCGCCGTACCGCAACCGCCGGCCGGCCCCGGCCCTGCGCCCGCGGGCACCGCCCCTGCCCCGGCCGACCCCGTGTCCGCGGGCACCGCCCCCGAGTCGGCCACCCCCGACCCCGTGTCCGCAGGTACCGCCCCCGAGGCCCCCGCCGCCGCGCCGCCCGCTCCGGCGTCCCGCCGCACCCCCCTGGCCGCGCTCGGCCTGCTCCTCGCGAGAAAAAGCGAAGCCGACTGA
- a CDS encoding serine/threonine-protein kinase produces MSSDGGTGHAADDTTSFVLQPPRPRTGLQPQPQPGPAAEPPEDPGTGRLVAGRYRLLGKLGHGGMGTVWRAKDEMMDREVAVKEPRVPDHLPERERANAFERMRREARAAARLDHPAVVNVYDVAVVDGRPWIVMELVHGRTLGSVLRDGTLDPRDAARIGLQVLGALEAAHAAGVLHRDVKPENILLGRHDRVVLTDFGIAQIEGDPRLTDTGGFVGSPEFIAPERVLGQRPGPASDLWSLGVVLYTATEGVSPFRRSNTPATLQSVLNAVPAPSASAAGPLAEVVGGLLHKDPAHRPSADRVRALLTRAAEPPAPPAPTAPPAAPRSRRRGRIAWLSAGAVAVAVAVTAYLLLAGPSTGPLPDGWTRKREGGLGVTLAVPAGYQVARPGKDDSDRNWVTYWDWSGSIWVRLHLDRKADDSLARIRSSARAQMYDDNEKFKSQGDYSLGMNQATKTVPDAEATYHGRQAARNTVTYPGADQYRRPRELSIFYYRSTSGDMYELAVGYPAKGDFTARGREVAKAAIANLEIRRP; encoded by the coding sequence GACGAGCTTCGTTCTGCAACCGCCCCGGCCACGGACCGGTTTGCAGCCCCAGCCGCAGCCCGGGCCGGCCGCGGAACCTCCCGAGGACCCGGGCACCGGCCGGCTCGTCGCGGGCCGTTACCGGCTGCTGGGCAAGCTGGGGCACGGCGGCATGGGCACCGTGTGGCGGGCCAAGGACGAGATGATGGACCGTGAGGTCGCCGTCAAGGAGCCCCGGGTACCGGACCACCTCCCCGAACGGGAACGGGCCAACGCCTTCGAGCGGATGCGCCGCGAGGCCCGCGCGGCGGCCCGTCTCGACCACCCCGCCGTGGTGAACGTGTACGACGTCGCGGTCGTCGACGGCCGCCCCTGGATCGTGATGGAGCTGGTCCACGGCCGCACCCTCGGCAGCGTGCTGCGGGACGGCACGCTGGACCCGCGCGACGCGGCCCGGATCGGCCTCCAGGTGCTCGGCGCGCTGGAGGCGGCGCACGCGGCGGGCGTCCTGCACCGGGACGTCAAGCCCGAGAACATCCTGCTCGGCCGGCACGACCGGGTGGTGCTCACGGACTTCGGCATCGCGCAGATCGAGGGCGACCCGCGGCTGACGGACACCGGCGGCTTCGTCGGCTCGCCCGAGTTCATCGCGCCGGAACGGGTGCTCGGGCAGCGGCCCGGCCCGGCGAGCGACCTGTGGTCCCTGGGCGTGGTGCTGTACACGGCGACGGAGGGCGTGTCGCCGTTCCGGCGCAGCAACACGCCGGCCACACTCCAGTCCGTCCTCAACGCCGTCCCGGCCCCGTCCGCGTCCGCCGCCGGCCCGCTGGCCGAGGTCGTCGGCGGGCTGCTCCACAAGGACCCCGCCCACCGCCCGTCCGCCGACCGGGTCCGCGCGCTGCTGACGCGGGCGGCCGAGCCCCCGGCGCCCCCCGCCCCGACGGCGCCCCCGGCCGCCCCCCGCTCCCGCCGCCGGGGCCGGATCGCCTGGCTCTCGGCCGGTGCGGTGGCGGTCGCGGTAGCGGTCACCGCGTACCTCCTGCTCGCCGGTCCCTCCACGGGGCCGCTGCCCGACGGCTGGACGAGGAAGCGGGAGGGCGGACTCGGCGTCACGCTCGCCGTCCCGGCGGGCTACCAGGTCGCCCGGCCCGGCAAGGACGACAGCGACCGGAACTGGGTGACGTACTGGGACTGGAGCGGGAGCATCTGGGTCCGGCTGCACCTGGACCGCAAGGCGGACGACTCCCTGGCCCGGATCAGGTCCAGCGCGCGGGCCCAGATGTACGACGACAACGAGAAGTTCAAGAGCCAGGGCGACTACAGCCTGGGCATGAACCAGGCCACGAAGACGGTCCCGGACGCGGAGGCCACGTACCACGGCCGGCAGGCCGCCCGGAACACCGTCACCTACCCGGGCGCCGACCAGTACAGACGCCCCCGGGAACTGAGCATCTTCTACTACCGCAGCACCTCCGGCGACATGTACGAACTGGCCGTCGGCTACCCGGCCAAGGGCGACTTCACCGCCCGGGGCCGGGAGGTGGCGAAGGCGGCGATCGCCAACCTGGAGATCAGGAGGCCCTGA